One genomic window of Mus musculus strain C57BL/6J chromosome 4, GRCm38.p6 C57BL/6J includes the following:
- the Gm13102 gene encoding uncharacterized protein LOC100038764: MSFKDPPTLQQLARRSLLKDEALTISALPNLPVQLFPPLFKDAFTSRQRKILSLMVATWPFPVLPVGALCGIDHLETLKAVLDGLDLLMSQKDRPSRWNLQVLDLRDAHQDFWDGWAGLLHEVCSQDVFGKNQPVGNHPIPGGKQTISIKMNLSLKYCRRHSHCENLNYLYYWAKQRKDVIQVIFEKLEFTGKHCLRLKLWRLLKLSFVASIQELTIKSIHWDIYNLALIASCLGQMKNLQKLILMNIRRPSSLTDLQEARIITEIFSEFSKLHKLQHLYVNDVYFLKERLDLMLRCFERPLETLTITYCKLSESDMRYLSQCPSIHQLKYLDMSYTTFKPSSHRFLGFLGSLLERLTATLQTLKLECFHLTDSRIRDLLPGLSQCSQLTEVDFVENKFSMVSLKTLLQHTANLTQLTLEKYPAPDEVYDDSLCVIPDRFVQLCSELMNTLKGVRQPKQVYFESTIYSPNFEYLVYNLEGMVSSEPLRRRGRGMVIYISG; this comes from the exons ATGAGCTTCAAGGACCCACCAACACTCCAGCAGCTGGCAAGAAGAAGCCTGCTAAAAGATGAAGCCTTGACTATCTCTGCTCTGCCGAACCTGCCTGTGCAACTCTTCCCACCACTCTTCAAGGATGCATTCACCAGCAGACAACGTAAGATCCTGAGCCTGATGGTGGCAACATGGCCCTTCCCAGTCCTTCCTGTGGGAGCTCTGTGTGGGATTGATCACCTGGAGACCCTGAAAGCTGTACTAGATGGCCTTGATTTGCTGATGTCACAAAAGGATCGACCTAG CAGGTGGAACCTACAAGTGCTTGATTTGCGAGATGCCCACCAGGACTTCTGGGATGGTTGGGCTGGACTACTTCATGAAGTCTGCTCTCAAGATGTCTTTGGCAAGAACCAACCAGTGGGAAATCATCCCATCCCAGGGGGGAAACAGACCATaagtataaaaatgaatctttcccTCAAGTACTGCCGACGACACTCTCATTGTGAAAACCTAAACTATTTGTATTATTGGGCCAAGCAGAGAAAAGATGTGATACAGGTGATCTTTGAGAAGCTGGAGTTTACAGGCAAGCACTGTCTCCGACTGAAGTTGTGGCGGTTGTTGAAGTTGTCTTTTGTAGCCTCAATCCAGGAATTGACAATAAAGTCCATACACTGGGATATATATAACCTTGCATTGATAGCCTCTTGCCTGGGCCAGATGAAAAACCTCCAGAAACTCATTCTCATGAACATCAGGAGACCTTCTTCCCTTACGGACCTACAGGAAGCCCGTATTATTACAGAGATCTTTTCCGAGTTCTCCAAACTGCATAAGCTCCAGCATCTCTATGTGAATGATGTCTACTTCCTGAAAGAACGCCTGGACCTAATGCTCAG gtgtTTTGAGCGTCCATTAGAGACCCTTACTATCACTTATTGCAAGCTTTCAGAATCAGACATGAGGTATCTGTCCCAGTGTCCAAGCATCCATCAGCTCAAATACCTGGACATGAGTTACACCACATTCAAGCCTTCAAGTCATCGATTTCTAGGATTTCTCGGAAGCCTACTAGAAAGACTGACAGCTACTCTGCAGACATTAAAATTGGAGTGCTTTCACCTCACGGACTCCCGAATCCGTGACCTTCTGCCTGGGCTGAGCCAGTGTTCCCAGCTCACTGAAGTCGATTTTGTGGAGAACAAATTTTCCATGGTCAGCCTGAAAACGCTGCTGCAACATACTGCCAACCTCACACAGCTGACCCTGGAGAAGTACCCTGCACCTGATGAAGTCTATGATGACAGTCTTTGTGTTATTCCAGACAGATTTGTACAACTTTGTTCTGAGCTTATGAACACACTCAAGGGTGTAAGGCAGCCAAAGCAGGTCTACTTTGAGAGTACAATATATTCACCTAATTTTGAATACCTCGTGTATAATTTGGAGGGCATGGTATCTTCTGAGCCTTTAAGAAGGAGAGGTCGTGGGATGGTGATATATATCAGTGGGTAg
- the Gm13102 gene encoding uncharacterized protein LOC100038764 isoform X1 — MSFKDPPTLQQLARRSLLKDEALTISALPNLPVQLFPPLFKDAFTSRQRKILSLMVATWPFPVLPVGALCGIDHLETLKAVLDGLDLLMSQKDRPSRWNLQVLDLRDAHQDFWDGWAGLLHEVCSQDVFGKNQPVGNHPIPGGKQTISIKMNLSLKYCRRHSHCENLNYLYYWAKQRKDVIQVIFEKLEFTGKHCLRLKLWRLLKLSFVASIQELTIKSIHWDIYNLALIASCLGQMKNLQKLILMNIRRPSSLTDLQEARIITEIFSEFSKLHKLQHLYVNDVYFLKERLDLMLRCFERPLETLTITYCKLSESDMRYLSQCPSIHQLKYLDMSYTTFKPSSHRFLGFLGSLLERLTATLQTLKLECFHLTDSRIRDLLPGLSQCSQLTEVDFVENKFSMVSLKTLLQHTANLTQLTLEKYPAPDEVYDDSLCVIPDRFVQLCSELMNTLKGVRQPKQVYFESTIYSPNFEYLVYNLEGMVSSEPLRRRGHCWALINGGQVSRDSLEL; from the exons ATGAGCTTCAAGGACCCACCAACACTCCAGCAGCTGGCAAGAAGAAGCCTGCTAAAAGATGAAGCCTTGACTATCTCTGCTCTGCCGAACCTGCCTGTGCAACTCTTCCCACCACTCTTCAAGGATGCATTCACCAGCAGACAACGTAAGATCCTGAGCCTGATGGTGGCAACATGGCCCTTCCCAGTCCTTCCTGTGGGAGCTCTGTGTGGGATTGATCACCTGGAGACCCTGAAAGCTGTACTAGATGGCCTTGATTTGCTGATGTCACAAAAGGATCGACCTAG CAGGTGGAACCTACAAGTGCTTGATTTGCGAGATGCCCACCAGGACTTCTGGGATGGTTGGGCTGGACTACTTCATGAAGTCTGCTCTCAAGATGTCTTTGGCAAGAACCAACCAGTGGGAAATCATCCCATCCCAGGGGGGAAACAGACCATaagtataaaaatgaatctttcccTCAAGTACTGCCGACGACACTCTCATTGTGAAAACCTAAACTATTTGTATTATTGGGCCAAGCAGAGAAAAGATGTGATACAGGTGATCTTTGAGAAGCTGGAGTTTACAGGCAAGCACTGTCTCCGACTGAAGTTGTGGCGGTTGTTGAAGTTGTCTTTTGTAGCCTCAATCCAGGAATTGACAATAAAGTCCATACACTGGGATATATATAACCTTGCATTGATAGCCTCTTGCCTGGGCCAGATGAAAAACCTCCAGAAACTCATTCTCATGAACATCAGGAGACCTTCTTCCCTTACGGACCTACAGGAAGCCCGTATTATTACAGAGATCTTTTCCGAGTTCTCCAAACTGCATAAGCTCCAGCATCTCTATGTGAATGATGTCTACTTCCTGAAAGAACGCCTGGACCTAATGCTCAG gtgtTTTGAGCGTCCATTAGAGACCCTTACTATCACTTATTGCAAGCTTTCAGAATCAGACATGAGGTATCTGTCCCAGTGTCCAAGCATCCATCAGCTCAAATACCTGGACATGAGTTACACCACATTCAAGCCTTCAAGTCATCGATTTCTAGGATTTCTCGGAAGCCTACTAGAAAGACTGACAGCTACTCTGCAGACATTAAAATTGGAGTGCTTTCACCTCACGGACTCCCGAATCCGTGACCTTCTGCCTGGGCTGAGCCAGTGTTCCCAGCTCACTGAAGTCGATTTTGTGGAGAACAAATTTTCCATGGTCAGCCTGAAAACGCTGCTGCAACATACTGCCAACCTCACACAGCTGACCCTGGAGAAGTACCCTGCACCTGATGAAGTCTATGATGACAGTCTTTGTGTTATTCCAGACAGATTTGTACAACTTTGTTCTGAGCTTATGAACACACTCAAGGGTGTAAGGCAGCCAAAGCAGGTCTACTTTGAGAGTACAATATATTCACCTAATTTTGAATACCTCGTGTATAATTTGGAGGGCATGGTATCTTCTGAGCCTTTAAGAAGGAGAG gtcATTGCTGGGCTCTGATAAATGGAGGGCAGGTCTCAAGAGATTCATTAGAGTTATAG